One region of Oncorhynchus nerka isolate Pitt River linkage group LG22, Oner_Uvic_2.0, whole genome shotgun sequence genomic DNA includes:
- the LOC135563846 gene encoding ras-related protein Rab-27B-like isoform X2: MTDGDYDYLIKLLALGDSGVGKTTFLYRYTDNKFNPKFITTVGIDFREKRVVYTASGPNGTTGKTFKVHLQLWDTAGQERFRSLTTAFFRDAMGFLLMFDLTSQQSFLNVRNWMSQLQANAYCENPDMVLVGNKADLTDQREVQEEQAKELADKYGIPYFETSAATGSEVDKAVITLLDLVMKRMEQCVDKPTAEPANGEGATKLEDAAPDQKKTPRVAQRSEALHLSTRGVITDALVRFLDCITTRRNREVP, encoded by the exons ATGACTGATGGGGACTATGATTACCTCATCAAGCTCCTGGCTCTGGGGGACTCTGGAGTAGGGAAAACTACCTTTctatacag ATACACGGACAACAAGTTCAACCCCAAGTTCATCACCACAGTGGGAATAGACTTCAGGGAAAAGAGAGTG GTGTACACAGCGTCGGGCCCCAATGGAACCACAGGGAAGACCTTTAAAGTTCACCTCCAGCTCTGGGATACAGCTGGACAGGAGAG gTTCAGGAGTCTGACCACAGCATTCTTCAGAGATGCCATGGGCTTCCTGCTCATGTTTGACCTCACCAGCCAGCAGAGCTTTCTCAACGTCCGCAACTGGATGA GCCAGCTGCAGGCCAATGCGTACTGTGAGAACCCAGACATGGTGTTGGTGGGCAACAAGGCAGACCTGACGGACCAGAGAGAGGTGCAGGAGGAGCAGGCTAAGGAACTAGCCGACAAGTACGG GATCCCGTACTTTGAGACGTCGGCAGCGACGGGGTCTGAGGTGGACAAGGCGGTCATCACTCTGCTAGACCTGGTCATGAAGAGGATGGAGCAGTGTGTCGACAAGCCCACTGCCGAGCCCGCCAACGGGGAAGGAGCCACCAAGCTGGAGGACGCTGCGCCTGACCAGAAAAA AActccccgagtggcgcagcgttctgaggcactgcatctcagcactagaggcgtcattacagacgccctggttcgattcctggactgtatcacaacccgCCGTAATCGGgaggtcccatag
- the LOC135563846 gene encoding ras-related protein Rab-27B-like isoform X1 — MFSAVNTMTDGDYDYLIKLLALGDSGVGKTTFLYRYTDNKFNPKFITTVGIDFREKRVVYTASGPNGTTGKTFKVHLQLWDTAGQERFRSLTTAFFRDAMGFLLMFDLTSQQSFLNVRNWMSQLQANAYCENPDMVLVGNKADLTDQREVQEEQAKELADKYGIPYFETSAATGSEVDKAVITLLDLVMKRMEQCVDKPTAEPANGEGATKLEDAAPDQKKTPRVAQRSEALHLSTRGVITDALVRFLDCITTRRNREVP, encoded by the exons GTTCAGCGCAGTCAACACTATGACTGATGGGGACTATGATTACCTCATCAAGCTCCTGGCTCTGGGGGACTCTGGAGTAGGGAAAACTACCTTTctatacag ATACACGGACAACAAGTTCAACCCCAAGTTCATCACCACAGTGGGAATAGACTTCAGGGAAAAGAGAGTG GTGTACACAGCGTCGGGCCCCAATGGAACCACAGGGAAGACCTTTAAAGTTCACCTCCAGCTCTGGGATACAGCTGGACAGGAGAG gTTCAGGAGTCTGACCACAGCATTCTTCAGAGATGCCATGGGCTTCCTGCTCATGTTTGACCTCACCAGCCAGCAGAGCTTTCTCAACGTCCGCAACTGGATGA GCCAGCTGCAGGCCAATGCGTACTGTGAGAACCCAGACATGGTGTTGGTGGGCAACAAGGCAGACCTGACGGACCAGAGAGAGGTGCAGGAGGAGCAGGCTAAGGAACTAGCCGACAAGTACGG GATCCCGTACTTTGAGACGTCGGCAGCGACGGGGTCTGAGGTGGACAAGGCGGTCATCACTCTGCTAGACCTGGTCATGAAGAGGATGGAGCAGTGTGTCGACAAGCCCACTGCCGAGCCCGCCAACGGGGAAGGAGCCACCAAGCTGGAGGACGCTGCGCCTGACCAGAAAAA AActccccgagtggcgcagcgttctgaggcactgcatctcagcactagaggcgtcattacagacgccctggttcgattcctggactgtatcacaacccgCCGTAATCGGgaggtcccatag
- the LOC135563846 gene encoding ras-related protein Rab-27B-like isoform X3, with protein MFSAVNTMTDGDYDYLIKLLALGDSGVGKTTFLYRYTDNKFNPKFITTVGIDFREKRVVYTASGPNGTTGKTFKVHLQLWDTAGQERFRSLTTAFFRDAMGFLLMFDLTSQQSFLNVRNWMSQLQANAYCENPDMVLVGNKADLTDQREVQEEQAKELADKYGIPYFETSAATGSEVDKAVITLLDLVMKRMEQCVDKPTAEPANGEGATKLEDAAPDQKKCAC; from the exons GTTCAGCGCAGTCAACACTATGACTGATGGGGACTATGATTACCTCATCAAGCTCCTGGCTCTGGGGGACTCTGGAGTAGGGAAAACTACCTTTctatacag ATACACGGACAACAAGTTCAACCCCAAGTTCATCACCACAGTGGGAATAGACTTCAGGGAAAAGAGAGTG GTGTACACAGCGTCGGGCCCCAATGGAACCACAGGGAAGACCTTTAAAGTTCACCTCCAGCTCTGGGATACAGCTGGACAGGAGAG gTTCAGGAGTCTGACCACAGCATTCTTCAGAGATGCCATGGGCTTCCTGCTCATGTTTGACCTCACCAGCCAGCAGAGCTTTCTCAACGTCCGCAACTGGATGA GCCAGCTGCAGGCCAATGCGTACTGTGAGAACCCAGACATGGTGTTGGTGGGCAACAAGGCAGACCTGACGGACCAGAGAGAGGTGCAGGAGGAGCAGGCTAAGGAACTAGCCGACAAGTACGG GATCCCGTACTTTGAGACGTCGGCAGCGACGGGGTCTGAGGTGGACAAGGCGGTCATCACTCTGCTAGACCTGGTCATGAAGAGGATGGAGCAGTGTGTCGACAAGCCCACTGCCGAGCCCGCCAACGGGGAAGGAGCCACCAAGCTGGAGGACGCTGCGCCTGACCAGAAAAAGTGTGCATGTTAG